The DNA segment TTGGCTTATTTCAAAAATTCATTTATTTATTTAGCAAATATTTTTATTATTAGATTATTTAATATAATTCTCACATACTGTTTTTGTAGCTTCCATTTCTTGAATCAATTGTCGATAAAGCTTATTAGTTTGTCTATTGGGACCATTTTCGCGTATGTAATCATCTATCTGCTTACATGCTTGCTCTAAACGTTTGGCTCCACAATAGCTAGCCCCACCTTGTCTTTTATGTGCAATCTCACGTATAGCTTGCCAGTTTGCTGATTTATGTAATTCTGGTAGTTCGAGCAAATCTTTTTTTAAACCAAGCACCATTAAATGAATACAGTCTTTAATCAATTCTTCATCTTTTAATATGGCTTTCATCGCATCAATGTCTAAGACCGCTCCGGAGATTGGCCGTATTTTACTGGCAGAAGAAATTTGATTGACATGAGTATCTGGGATAAAAGTTTTTAATAACTCTTTAGCCGTTTCTTTTTTTAAAGGTTTCAATATAACGGTGTTCATGCCAGCATCTAAACAACTTTGTCTATTCTCAACATCAATATTTGCTGTTAATCCAACAATAGGTGTAGTATCAGTTCGTTGCCATTGTTGTAATCGGATGCGGCGTGCCAAGGCAATACCATCTATATGAGGTAACCCAATGTCCATTAAAATAAGCTGGTAATCTTTATTTTGAATGTTTTCTAAAGCAGTTTTTGCATCTGGCGCGATATCAATCGCACAATCTAATTCGGTTAAAATGCTTTGCGCGATTTTTGCAGCCAATTTATCATCTTCAACCAATAAAATCCTTCGTTGGTCAGCATTCACACCTTGATGGCTTACGGCAATGTTTGGCATACTTTCCAAAGTATTTTTAAATATCTCGTTTTGTTTATCTTTTGATAGACCCATCCAGTATCACGAACTTTTATCTCTATCACGTCATATTATATACCAAATTAAAAAATATAATCCTAAAGACTTACCGTTTATTATTTAAATTTTTTATTAAAAAGTTTATTCGAAATTAAAAAAACTATCAAAAGATAATTATATGTCTTTTCAGACAATCATTGGTTAAAATCCTGGCTACTAATAGACAATAGAGGAAGGAATAACAATGCCTAAACTACCAGTACACGCGCAGGGCCGTTTAACTACAAGCTTTGAAATAGAACAGGGTTTGTATTTCACGCCGGTAAACTTGCTTGCCATCACGTTAATCAGCAAAAGAGTTCCTGGAACATCCCCTGCCTGTGTCACATCCAATAATCTGGGTTTGCTTTGCTTTGGATGCCCAGATTGTTGATAATTAATTTGCTCATATTTATAAGGATGACCTTTAAGTTTTTCTTGCTCGAAAAAAGGCAAACGTGAAAAGTTCTCGTGCTTTGGTGCTAATCCTTTAAATAATCCGAATGTTTTCATTGGTTTTGTTACTTTATTAATTGGATTTCGATGTTTATTTGTAGAATTGTGTTGACTATTCTCTCCTATAAATTGTTGCATAGGGTCTTGAATTTGTTTTAATGTCACAATTTGCGATTTACTGGAAAAAGATAATTTATGAGAGATAAACTCAAGCTTATTCATTTTGGGTGGCATCGCTTTCTTCGCTTGCTTTCCTATTAGTAAAGAGCGTTTATTGACATGATCGTGCGAAGGATGCGCTGACTGTTCAGGCTCAACTTTTACACATTTTGCTTTTTTAGATTTTTTATTAGTGATTTTCATTCGATCTAACTGATCATAATAAGCATCTGCTCTTTCCTGTATCGAATCTATACGCTGGCTATTCGCTTCAGCTTTAACTGAAAAAAGCTGATTCAGCGTGCTGCGTATGCTCTCCAATCCTGCTTGTAGTATTCCGGTATGTCTCGAAGCAGATCCGCTCATGATCGGTTCTGCTATCTGAATTTCTCTTATATAACGCCCTCTTCTTGGCAAGTTGAACCTAGTTTCCTCTATCTGAGTTAAACCAAGAGGAAACTCCGAAGAATAATCTTCTTGTGAAATATCATAGGCTTCTTCACTCTGGTTATCTGATGTTGCATATTCATCCCACCCCGTATTTGCTAAGAAGTCACTTGTAGGCAATGTAATTTCAGAAGAATCTTCTTGCGAAATATCGTCGATTTCTTCACTAAAATTACCGTTACTTGATAATAAATACTCATCATCCCACACTGTGTTTGCTAATAATTTGCTGGTAGGAAATAAAAGCTGCTGAGAAAATAACGGATCTTCTTTTGAGATACCTGACACTTCTTCGATAAAACTCGCATTACCGAATACACTTAACACAAATTCTGACGAAGACTGATTTCCGCCAACTCCATAATTAGCTAACGCTTGCCACATATCACGTAACATCCCCGCTAATACTTCTTCAGAAAAATCTTCATCACGATGCATATCGTAACCGAAGACATCAAACACTAATTCAATGTCTTTAATCAGTCGCATTAAAAGTGGTGATTCATACCAACCCATTAATTCTCTTTTATTCATTCTTCTTATTTCTCCAGTCCGTGGTCTAAAAGGACTTCCAATTACACGCGTTCCTCGTAGTTCAGTAGAACCTCGATTATTTAAACTAATAAAATAATCCTTTATTGCATCAAACCTATCTGAAAAAAAATCACCCACATTAATAAAAAATTTTTTTACATCCCTCCAAAGATAGGGATTTCCTGGTGTTGACATATGGATATGATAGGATACATCTTGCATCACCTGTTCTTCAGTGGAACATTCACCCCGATCAATACATTGTTCTGCCACGCTAATAATACTGTTTATCGCACGCTCACTCGCTAATCTTCTTGAACCGAGATCCCTAGCTACAGCTCGCGCAAGTTGTTTTAGCTCAATCTTTTCTTCTTCATTGATAAATTTTACTTCGGGTGTCCCAGGATGTTTCATGGCTGAACCGATGAGACGAACTACGCCGGCTCCGATCACATACTTCCCGCCTCCTCCCTGCCTAGGAGATCCCATTTTTCTTTTAATATCTAAGGAAATACGATCTAAGCGCGCACGATATTCTCCCTTATCATAGGTTTTAGCGGGATTAATTGGGACCTTGTTTAAAATATTTCGAAATTTAGCCATACCTAAGATTTGCTGACTCTGGGTCGTATGCTGCGCTACAACAGGTATTCCATTGATTAACTGAATGGCTGTTATCTGCGTTTGTTGCTGGTAATAGTTTAATCTAACATCCGAAAACCCTATCTGCCCTATATTTTTAACAAATTCACTCGGCACGCTGACATCATTAAATTGCTTAGCTAAATGATAGCGCAGCTTGAGGATCCGGCGTGCGGATCGATTCAATTCTATAGAACTTTCTTGTGTAAAGAGGTGTAATTTTGTAAACGTATCTTCATCCGGTCGATAAGCCAAATAGAAGTTGACTTCATTCACTGCCTCTGAAAATAAATACAAGGGTTTCGTTCCCAACATTACTTCTTTAATGGAAAATCTCGTTTGAGTAACTTTTACAAAGTTTTTTACATCCGCTAGCGACACTTCTTGCTCGTTGACTACGCTGGTTTTTTGCAGGACATAATGAACACCGCAAGGTAATCCAATTGCCCTGCTGTTGCGATTACTCGAAGTACAGCCCAGCGGTGACGACTTGTATTTTGCTCCCTCTAACTTGAGATCAATTTCTGAAATCGCCTGTTCAATTAACACTTGACCCAGGTAAAAACTTCTTAAGTTACCCCCGCGAAAATCACGCAAGCCCTGTCTATAAAGGTGTATAAAACTCTCTTTTGTGAGGTAAGCTTCTAATACTGGGAAGCTTTTTAACTCTTTCGGTATCCCTCCCTTTAATGCTTTGACTCCCATAAAATCTCGCTGGCCCATTTGATAAAATGAAAACAAACAGCTTGCAGACATTACGACTTCATCAAAATTTACTGTCGTCAATGCTGAACGACTAAATTTAGTCGGCCTACCAAATTGAACGCGACGAAAAGTAGCTCCATTTAATTGCGATTCTTTAGCGTCAATGCCGAGCAACATTGTCGATTCGCTTGTTTCTAAGAGTTTGGGTGTAAATATTGCATAACTGAGATCAGATTTTTTAAATCCTACATAAAATTTTTGGCCAATAAACTGGGCATTTTTGAAATTTGCTCGATGAAAAAAAACTACAAACTCCTCATCAAAGTCTTTCGAAATATGAATGTTACAGCCTTCAAAATTTTTAAATCCCATTGTATAAATATATTCAACGGTACCAATATTTAAAATACTCATCTGTAATTTCGTGCGTGAATTAATGCGAATATTGGTTAAATCTGTACCTAATAAATTTGCACGCTGCAAATTTGAACCTAACAAAATTGAGTCGGTCAGTTTAAGTTGGCTTAAATCAAGCGATTCCATATTCGCATCAGTAAAATCAAGACCCTGCAAAAGAGATTTAATTTCTCGATCCTGAAAATTAACCTGTTTTACATTA comes from the Rickettsiella endosymbiont of Rhagonycha lignosa genome and includes:
- a CDS encoding pentapeptide repeat-containing protein, with the protein product MPKDHLLTEAFFALDQISWSEMNLANQNLNAFDQLIKQELYPHLSETRTPTYYQGRNTFSALNQFVYQEGSLLHSQQFKVLQSELSRSVNHIRFWGIRNQIDGVESLTVFLKKLEQPSDGMTLLYGDGKRLVEKIAVLLGEPLIKLEERQQIMVSLMADKELEHCIAGCYSRLASAASQLQENLDGDIQIKQWLRSYSRETASSVAARRPFGGPDTYQVLICKASNSAVEHNLFHANNYLLMQAKFHGFPISIEQDQGASELGNRLPASDKRVITDAYIKDMEQHINAKGFINYLSGKFHESFTTIISTENGFVEKSNLILSKLNILGEDTWFKTNKVDLNEIFDDEGQLKGVNALKITVAQRLIDRNLIRGYEVKNLFHAGRTLEYHEFSPEIALTWLWLDNQRKPLLELIQGNRWSELVPHRLESEHLSTSIALLHSHFIKNTQSLLKVIKVLPANYRDFFFNPVSFKQMAYLLKKSDSVQLFAELLLHIPDPANAKLLITACGDEFVKKMLTQGLFQADIKKVLPGLSINYLSNDYSENSRQEALQITQGLIKKLIDYEFKNFARIEFLQLPHAYLNELDFSLSNLRSAVFYQAVCRCKFDGSDLYGAVFFSSLEKISFKSTDIRSVIFHSAIPQPYLEINLDNTLLSTNSFKALRNAYVTQFVGTNVKQVNFQDREIKSLLQGLDFTDANMESLDLSQLKLTDSILLGSNLQRANLLGTDLTNIRINSRTKLQMSILNIGTVEYIYTMGFKNFEGCNIHISKDFDEEFVVFFHRANFKNAQFIGQKFYVGFKKSDLSYAIFTPKLLETSESTMLLGIDAKESQLNGATFRRVQFGRPTKFSRSALTTVNFDEVVMSASCLFSFYQMGQRDFMGVKALKGGIPKELKSFPVLEAYLTKESFIHLYRQGLRDFRGGNLRSFYLGQVLIEQAISEIDLKLEGAKYKSSPLGCTSSNRNSRAIGLPCGVHYVLQKTSVVNEQEVSLADVKNFVKVTQTRFSIKEVMLGTKPLYLFSEAVNEVNFYLAYRPDEDTFTKLHLFTQESSIELNRSARRILKLRYHLAKQFNDVSVPSEFVKNIGQIGFSDVRLNYYQQQTQITAIQLINGIPVVAQHTTQSQQILGMAKFRNILNKVPINPAKTYDKGEYRARLDRISLDIKRKMGSPRQGGGGKYVIGAGVVRLIGSAMKHPGTPEVKFINEEEKIELKQLARAVARDLGSRRLASERAINSIISVAEQCIDRGECSTEEQVMQDVSYHIHMSTPGNPYLWRDVKKFFINVGDFFSDRFDAIKDYFISLNNRGSTELRGTRVIGSPFRPRTGEIRRMNKRELMGWYESPLLMRLIKDIELVFDVFGYDMHRDEDFSEEVLAGMLRDMWQALANYGVGGNQSSSEFVLSVFGNASFIEEVSGISKEDPLFSQQLLFPTSKLLANTVWDDEYLLSSNGNFSEEIDDISQEDSSEITLPTSDFLANTGWDEYATSDNQSEEAYDISQEDYSSEFPLGLTQIEETRFNLPRRGRYIREIQIAEPIMSGSASRHTGILQAGLESIRSTLNQLFSVKAEANSQRIDSIQERADAYYDQLDRMKITNKKSKKAKCVKVEPEQSAHPSHDHVNKRSLLIGKQAKKAMPPKMNKLEFISHKLSFSSKSQIVTLKQIQDPMQQFIGENSQHNSTNKHRNPINKVTKPMKTFGLFKGLAPKHENFSRLPFFEQEKLKGHPYKYEQINYQQSGHPKQSKPRLLDVTQAGDVPGTLLLINVMASKFTGVKYKPCSISKLVVKRPCACTGSLGIVIPSSIVY
- a CDS encoding response regulator, whose translation is MGLSKDKQNEIFKNTLESMPNIAVSHQGVNADQRRILLVEDDKLAAKIAQSILTELDCAIDIAPDAKTALENIQNKDYQLILMDIGLPHIDGIALARRIRLQQWQRTDTTPIVGLTANIDVENRQSCLDAGMNTVILKPLKKETAKELLKTFIPDTHVNQISSASKIRPISGAVLDIDAMKAILKDEELIKDCIHLMVLGLKKDLLELPELHKSANWQAIREIAHKRQGGASYCGAKRLEQACKQIDDYIRENGPNRQTNKLYRQLIQEMEATKTVCENYIK